One genomic segment of Caballeronia sp. TF1N1 includes these proteins:
- a CDS encoding FliI/YscN family ATPase yields MRKTTDEDAKPVGSLMARPTLHGRVVEARGVIVRVVGASLRIGERVRLVRPDTLEEQTGEVVGFAPDGALVMPLSGLAGLSDITRVEGCGLDWNRLDATRLQGRILDGLGKPLDGGPPAPLVHASARFDATTAINPLDRPLIAQPFVTGVRAIDGLLTCGVGQRVGIFATAGGGKSTLLGMIANGAQADAIVIALVGERGREVNEFVHDHLHERERIVVVASTSDRPAAERIRASRLACEIAAALRSQGRHVLLLFDSLTRYARALREVGLAVGEPPVRRGYPPRVFAELPRIVEMGGLLGRGSVTAFFTVLAEDEDLADPIVEEARSLLDGHIQLSSRLGAAGHYPAIDILQSKSRLMTRVAGESHRACAQRVREWLARYRDVELLLQIGEYRRGSDAASDRAIDRHPAITAFLRQRHDSHVAFDKTIAALQALGEGADTST; encoded by the coding sequence ATGCGCAAGACGACTGATGAAGACGCAAAGCCGGTCGGCAGCTTGATGGCCAGACCGACGCTTCACGGCCGCGTGGTGGAGGCGCGTGGCGTGATCGTCCGCGTGGTGGGCGCGTCGCTGCGAATCGGCGAACGTGTGCGACTCGTGCGGCCCGACACACTCGAGGAGCAAACAGGCGAAGTAGTCGGTTTTGCTCCGGACGGCGCGCTCGTCATGCCGCTATCCGGACTCGCGGGGCTCTCCGACATCACGCGCGTGGAGGGATGCGGGCTCGACTGGAATCGGCTCGATGCGACTCGCCTGCAAGGGCGCATTCTCGATGGCCTCGGCAAGCCGCTCGATGGCGGGCCGCCCGCGCCGCTTGTCCATGCGAGCGCGCGCTTCGACGCAACGACCGCGATCAATCCGCTCGACCGCCCGTTGATCGCGCAACCCTTCGTTACCGGCGTCAGGGCGATAGACGGATTGCTCACTTGCGGGGTTGGACAGCGTGTCGGCATTTTCGCAACCGCGGGCGGCGGAAAGAGCACGCTGCTCGGCATGATCGCGAACGGCGCACAAGCCGATGCCATCGTGATCGCGCTCGTCGGGGAGCGTGGGCGTGAGGTCAATGAGTTCGTGCATGACCATCTGCATGAACGCGAGCGGATTGTCGTCGTCGCGTCGACATCGGATCGTCCAGCGGCCGAACGTATCCGCGCGTCGCGTCTAGCCTGCGAGATCGCGGCCGCGCTGCGTTCCCAAGGTCGCCACGTCCTGCTGCTCTTCGACTCGCTGACGCGCTACGCGCGCGCCCTGCGCGAAGTCGGCCTCGCCGTGGGCGAACCGCCCGTGCGGCGGGGCTATCCGCCACGCGTGTTCGCGGAACTGCCTAGAATCGTCGAAATGGGCGGCCTGCTCGGTCGCGGCAGCGTCACTGCGTTTTTTACCGTGCTTGCCGAGGACGAAGATCTCGCCGATCCCATCGTGGAAGAAGCGCGCTCGCTGCTCGACGGTCATATCCAGCTCTCGTCGCGTTTAGGCGCCGCGGGACACTATCCCGCCATCGATATCTTGCAGAGCAAGAGCCGGCTCATGACGCGGGTCGCCGGGGAGTCGCATCGCGCATGCGCCCAGCGCGTGCGTGAGTGGCTCGCGCGGTATCGGGACGTCGAGCTGCTGCTCCAGATAGGCGAATACCGGCGCGGCAGCGATGCCGCGAGCGACCGGGCCATCGACCGTCATCCGGCCATTACGGCCTTCCTTCGGCAGCGTCATGACAGCCACGTCGCTTTCGATAAGACAATCGCGGCATTGCAGGCGCTCGGCGAAGGCGCCGATACATCCACGTGA
- a CDS encoding ATP-binding cassette domain-containing protein, with product MSTASSEISRSQLRNRIAGDLWQAIWKFRVQTLVAVTLMIASRLAVVSVPLMLKHVIDEFSRPTANLVFPVFVILTYVLMRYLGDVLNEARDVVFSIVTQRTVASFTERTFAHLHNMGARFHAQRETGGVVRDVQKGADGIGFLLGVAIFMIVPTLIEIGTVVAIMVSQYASTFLLAIGVTFVCYAVYTFIFTRYRMRFQRAVNRLEAKSDSRLVDSLLNYETVKLFASEEVERGRLSSVLEQWVHARTANQRALTILHVGQSTIIAVGIAAVMLLAAQHVVAGTMSVGDLVLVNAYIVQVCSPLNTLGFVFRETNDAIVNVERMFEILLARGRRGEDIDEQDAKPLVVSAGEIEFQHVDFGYDPARQILRDIDFRAHPGKKLAVVGGSGSGKSTLMKLLFRLYQPTAGVITIDGQNLGEITQKSLREAIGIVPQDTVLFNDTIAYNIAYGRPSATRADVVRAARAAQLDGFIERLPDHYETRVGERGVRLSGGERQRIAIARAILKDPRIIVFDEATSALDTRSERAIQSELDRLAQGRTSIVIAHRLSTVVNADWILVMEHGRIVEQGQHAELIERAGVYARMWSLQSQQGELAHAQRKVSSQPVGLGSLIAGVVDGLHEEIIEHGVHLFTVMTEPDLRVTGDPGVLQFVIADLCRTEVRAATRGARVELRVEREDNQVRLCVLGPGNKPAPLTEEQAARLEEALTSTGGSFTVNYVDGHLAYVAVMPLRPVVEADDASRLAEPKANVAEALKGLSIMVLDDQEDAREALEAVLETAGAQVRLAASGTEALDWLEATPAEAWPNAFLCDIVLGEEDGYQVLRQVRELEASRRVSLDRRMPAIALTGHTQTDDRLRAQLAGFQLHMTKPVPAEKLIEAILQVAARLERAGR from the coding sequence ATGTCGACTGCATCAAGCGAAATCAGCCGCTCGCAATTGCGTAACCGCATTGCTGGCGATCTCTGGCAGGCAATCTGGAAATTTCGCGTACAGACGCTCGTCGCGGTGACGTTGATGATCGCGTCGCGCCTCGCTGTGGTGTCCGTGCCGCTGATGCTGAAGCACGTCATCGACGAGTTCAGCCGGCCCACGGCGAACCTCGTGTTTCCGGTGTTCGTGATCCTCACTTACGTGCTGATGCGGTATCTCGGCGACGTGCTGAACGAAGCACGCGACGTGGTGTTCAGCATCGTCACGCAACGCACGGTGGCGTCATTTACGGAGCGTACGTTCGCGCATCTGCATAACATGGGTGCGCGTTTTCATGCGCAACGCGAAACCGGTGGCGTGGTGCGCGACGTGCAGAAGGGCGCGGACGGTATCGGCTTTTTGCTGGGCGTGGCGATCTTCATGATCGTGCCGACATTGATCGAAATCGGCACCGTCGTGGCGATCATGGTAAGCCAGTATGCATCGACTTTTTTGCTGGCGATTGGCGTGACCTTCGTGTGCTATGCGGTCTATACGTTCATCTTCACGCGCTATCGCATGCGCTTTCAGCGCGCGGTCAATCGGCTCGAAGCAAAGTCCGACAGCCGTCTCGTCGATAGCCTGCTCAACTACGAAACGGTCAAGCTCTTCGCAAGCGAAGAGGTCGAACGCGGCCGGCTTTCGAGCGTGCTCGAACAATGGGTGCATGCACGCACCGCGAATCAACGCGCGTTGACCATTCTGCATGTCGGGCAAAGCACCATCATCGCGGTGGGCATTGCGGCGGTCATGCTGCTTGCCGCGCAACACGTGGTTGCGGGAACGATGAGCGTCGGCGATCTCGTGCTGGTGAACGCGTATATCGTGCAGGTGTGCTCGCCGCTGAACACGCTCGGTTTCGTGTTTCGCGAGACCAACGATGCAATCGTGAACGTCGAACGCATGTTCGAGATTCTGCTTGCGCGCGGACGGCGTGGCGAGGATATCGACGAACAGGACGCGAAGCCGCTCGTGGTGAGCGCGGGCGAGATCGAGTTCCAGCACGTGGATTTCGGCTACGATCCGGCGCGGCAGATACTGCGCGATATCGACTTTCGCGCGCACCCGGGCAAGAAACTCGCGGTGGTGGGCGGCAGCGGGTCGGGCAAGTCCACGTTGATGAAACTACTCTTCAGGCTTTATCAGCCGACGGCCGGTGTGATCACCATCGACGGACAGAATCTCGGCGAGATCACGCAGAAGAGTCTGCGTGAAGCCATTGGTATCGTGCCGCAGGATACGGTGCTTTTCAACGATACGATCGCCTACAACATCGCGTATGGCCGCCCATCGGCGACGCGTGCCGATGTCGTGCGTGCGGCGCGCGCGGCGCAACTCGACGGCTTCATCGAACGCTTGCCCGATCACTACGAGACGCGTGTCGGCGAACGCGGTGTACGGCTGTCGGGCGGCGAGCGGCAGCGCATTGCAATTGCGCGCGCCATTCTGAAGGACCCGCGCATCATTGTATTCGATGAAGCCACGTCCGCGCTCGATACCCGTTCGGAACGCGCGATTCAAAGCGAACTCGACCGGCTCGCGCAAGGGCGCACCTCGATTGTGATCGCGCATCGGCTCTCGACCGTGGTCAATGCAGACTGGATTCTCGTGATGGAGCACGGGCGCATCGTGGAGCAGGGGCAGCATGCTGAATTGATCGAACGCGCGGGCGTCTATGCACGCATGTGGTCGCTGCAATCGCAGCAAGGCGAACTCGCGCACGCGCAACGCAAGGTATCGTCGCAACCGGTAGGACTCGGCTCGCTGATCGCCGGCGTGGTGGATGGACTGCATGAAGAGATCATCGAGCACGGCGTGCATCTCTTCACGGTGATGACAGAGCCGGATCTTCGCGTGACGGGCGATCCCGGCGTGCTGCAGTTCGTGATCGCCGATCTGTGCCGCACGGAAGTTCGCGCGGCAACGCGCGGCGCGCGTGTCGAACTGCGAGTGGAGCGCGAAGACAATCAGGTGCGCTTGTGCGTGCTCGGCCCCGGCAATAAGCCCGCGCCGCTGACCGAGGAACAGGCGGCGCGGCTCGAAGAGGCGCTTACTAGCACGGGCGGCAGTTTCACGGTGAATTACGTCGATGGCCATCTCGCGTATGTCGCCGTCATGCCGTTGCGGCCTGTCGTCGAGGCCGACGATGCATCGAGATTGGCCGAGCCGAAAGCGAACGTTGCCGAAGCGCTCAAAGGCCTTTCGATCATGGTGCTCGACGATCAGGAAGATGCCCGCGAAGCGCTCGAAGCCGTTCTGGAAACGGCTGGTGCACAAGTGCGGTTGGCCGCGTCGGGAACGGAAGCGCTCGACTGGCTTGAAGCGACGCCTGCCGAGGCGTGGCCGAATGCGTTTCTATGCGACATCGTGCTTGGCGAGGAAGACGGTTATCAAGTGCTGCGTCAGGTGCGCGAACTCGAAGCGTCGCGGCGTGTGTCGCTGGATCGGCGCATGCCGGCAATCGCATTGACGGGACATACGCAGACGGATGACCGCTTGCGCGCGCAGCTTGCGGGCTTCCAGTTGCACATGACGAAGCCCGTGCCTGCGGAAAAGCTTATTGAAGCGATTCTGCAAGTCGCCGCGCGGCTGGAGCGCGCGGGGCGTTGA